In the genome of Sardina pilchardus chromosome 14, fSarPil1.1, whole genome shotgun sequence, one region contains:
- the nop56 gene encoding nucleolar protein 56 — MVLLHVLFEHASGYALFAVKEVEEIGMLLPQVEESVLNIGKFNNVVKLAAFFPFKSAQAALENINAISEGVVHADLKLFLETNLPSGGKTKAVLGVADSKVGATLQEELELSIQTGGVVAEIIRGVRLHFHALVRGLTAEAASKAQLGLGHSYSRAKVKFNVNRADNMIIQSIALLDQLDKDINTFSMRVREWYGYHFPELVKIVPDNSTYCRMAKLIGNRKELSEENLEAMEEIVMDSAKAQAILDASRSSMGMDISPIDLINIESFSSRVVSLTAYRLELQEYLRSKMGQVAPNLAALIGDVVGARLISHAGSLTNLAKYPASTVQILGAEKALFRALKTKGNTPKYGLIFHSTFIGRAAAKNKGRISRYLANKCTIASRIDCFSEVPTSVFGDKLRDQVEERLSFYETGDAPRKNVEVMKEAVKEAGEVAAEIKRKMDKKEKKRLKKEKRKSEALATEGEEEEEVKPKKVKSNGDASHENGDAEGSAKKKKKKQEAAVEEMEVKEEGEEEAEETTTPKKKKKKKQAEEEAPEVKEEEGAVSENGVEDTPSKKKKKKVKVEVEAEEETAEPVAEPVSEKKKKKKLKKETGDE; from the exons ATG GTGTTGTTGCACGTGCTATTCGAACATGCGTCGGGTTATGCGCTGTTCGCAGTCAAAGAGGTTGAAGAGATTGGAATGCTACTACCTCAG GTGGAGGAAAGCGTCCTGAACATTGGCAAGTTCAACAATGTAGTGAAGTTAGCAGCATTCTTCCCTTTCAAGTCTGCACAGGCTGCCCTGGAGAACATAAACGCAATCTCTGAAG GAGTTGTGCATGCGGATCTGAAGCTCTTCCTGGAGACAAATCTGCCCTCTGGTGGTAAAACCAAGGCAGTGCTGGGTGTGGCAGACTCCAAAGTTGGTGCTACGttacaggaggagctggagctctCCATTCAGACCGGTGGTGTGGTAGCCGAGATAATCAGAG GTGTGCGTCTTCACTTCCACGCGCTGGTGCGTGGCCTGACCGCAGAGGCGGCCTCCAAGGCCCAGCTGGGTCTGGGCCACAGCTACTCGCGCGCCAAGGTCAAGTTCAATGTCAACCGAGCCGACAACATGATCATCCAGTCCATCGCTCTGCTGGACCAGTTGGACAAGGACATCAACACGTTCTCCATGCGCGTGCG TGAGTGGTATGGCTATCACTTCCCAGAGCTGGTGAAGATTGTGCCTGACAACTCGACGTACTGTCGCATGGCCAAACTGATCGGGAATCGGAAGGAACTGAGTGAGGAAAACCTGGAAGCCATGGAGGAGATTGTAATGGACAGTgccaaggcccaagccatcctAGATGCTTCCCGAAGTTCCATGG GTATGGACATCTCTCCTATTGACCTGATCAACATTGAGAGTTTCTCCAGTCGGGTTGTGTCGTTGACAGCCTACCGGCTAGAACTGCAAGAGTATCTGCGCTCCAAAATGGGCCAGGTTGCCCCCAACTTGGCTGCTCTCATCGGAGACGTG gTTGGTGCGCGTCTGATCTCTCACGCCGGCAGTCTGACCAACCTGGCCAAGTACCCGGCGTCCACGGTGCAGATCCTGGGCGCAGAGAAGGCCCTGTTCAG AGCCCTGAAGACAAAAGGAAATACACCCAAATATGGTCTGATCTTCCACTCCACTTTCATCGGACGAGCTGCTGCCAAGAACAAGGGTCGCATCTCCCGTTACCTTGCCAACAAGTGCACCATTGCTTCCCGTATTGACTGCTTCTCTG AGGTGCCCACCAGTGTGTTTGGTGATAAGCTGAGAGAccaggtggaggagaggctctCCTTCTACGAGACTGGCGACGCACCTCGCAAGAACGTGGAGGTCATGAAGGAAGCtgtgaaagag GCGGGAGAGGTTGCAGCTGAGATCAAACGAAAGATGgacaagaaggagaagaaacgcCTGAAAAAGGAGAAGCGGAAGTCCGAGGCCCTCGCcactgagggagaggaggaggaagaggtcaAGCCCAAGAAGGTCAAGTCCAACGGCGATGCCTCACAT GAGAACGGTGATGCTGAGGGGAGTgccaagaagaagaaaaagaagcaggAGGCTGCCGTGGAGGAGATGGAAGTGAAGGAGGAAGGcgaggaggaggccgaggagACGACCACtccaaagaagaaaaagaaaaagaagcagGCTGAAGAGGAAGCTccagaggtgaaggaggaggagggagcagtCTCAGAGAACGGTGTCGAGGACACGCCCtctaagaaaaagaagaaaaaggtgAAGGTTGAGGttgaggcagaggaagagactgCAGAGCCCGTGGCCGAACCTGTATccgaaaagaagaaaaagaaaaagctcAAGAAGGAGACTGGGGACGAGTGA